The proteins below are encoded in one region of Carassius auratus strain Wakin linkage group LG44F, ASM336829v1, whole genome shotgun sequence:
- the LOC113068272 gene encoding DNA-directed RNA polymerases I, II, and III subunit RPABC4, whose amino-acid sequence MDSQEKIQPPKQQPMIYICGECHTENEIKARDPIRCRECGYRIMYKKRTKRLVVFDAR is encoded by the exons ATGGATTCTCAGGAAAAAATCCAGCCTCCTAAACAGCAGCCGATGATCTACATTTGTGGAG AGTGTCACACAGAAAACGAGATCAAGGCCAGAGACCCCATCAGATGCAGAGAGTGTGGTTACAGGATCATGTACAAGAAGAGGACCAAAAGAC TGGTGGTATTTGATGCCCGATGA
- the LOC113068271 gene encoding poly [ADP-ribose] polymerase 10-like: MAESSLDERSLEVLDIPDDLDDEFLTLYFDNKRRSGGGSVVSLERRGKNALVVFEDAETAVRVVSKTHVLQNNTLTVRRKPPKDPGKLLLKGLNPQTPLDYVELYIENVTGMDYETDFILYPSPNKDLVLVHLKTPLDKDFQVLRDEVSKKPLNDAKVTLEQVESTDSVLVANLSPAFTEDVLELYFGSSRAGGADVLAVCMLAHGRAKVSFKDVKSVDRVLQKSHRVEGTDLVVEPYFDFLHDQSSASAQHDQGTLTDGSQSQTLLPQSPTGSVPDTSIRLGHDAATILTNTTTASAPEPSIQKECVSFISVLDATKHHLLSLSNLLETFKKDHPKFDVSLAKDGVHVKGPDQIEVERLKNEVLQFLTGVVEDHLTYDKLKAEFLGREDVKKRLSLSLKSIPSVYSVSGCTVTVTSPSRSAVKQARDLIESQISEFTVPIDKECESVLSSTDWSDFLVSLDFCSAKLSDTGGVITAITLTGMEKDNQEKMVVFLSTPRQKEIVLSMEPGMLKFLQLHHQGLLADMGEVILFPLETGDGLSIQGESNVCQLAAELLSAIIGSVFTKTIVVTQPGISRFLMEEEGVSILAEMTARFEVYIDMTKVHWEPLEEDDILELAWKMTACQNFQRSSSANSVQDSTAGVTNGRTDANTSARIEEAKKILAVIGSDLNPQPSSLGATDIESVDLYSEEGQDTSAAAEEEDDQPQSLQTHDLQSSSAPMNACSLDEDASFLLAIQMSMEFNQRSDAEDFQKALELSRSDSMPNQENTQLERAYDMSLEDAIKSANKAEICVFANYTHDLVRVDIALGKKVGLRQCEEKVENKSLRKLSSHQKRCIELIKRKHAVEVSIQGTTAVLSGFQEYVSEAVKDLKNVLRRTENMMSDAEIMKTVQWVWFEQSSSSKAIPYPPDATVFIENAWKMKQKKTDILFNNQPCSIDFEKMEEHSLASGKSVPIKRKMLSTEDLYTDGADEDYSLLSSLPEACPVDVDSDEFQNVVKDFYDTLQDSHNKIRIIKVDKLMNKLLHDQYRLKKVSIERSSSEVQVERTLYHGTSETSVKEICIHGFNRSFCGKNATVYGQGVYFAVNASLSVSDTYSPPNADGHKFIFVARVLTGDFTVGKYDYKTAPLKESSDVPVRYHSVADQIGSPTLFVIFNDTQAYPEYLITCKKIYG, from the exons ATGGCTGAGAGCAGCCTGGACGAGCGGAGTTTGGAGGTCCTGGATATTCCCGATGATCTGGACGATGAATTTCTCACGCTTTACTTTGATAACAAGCGCCGCTCTGGAGGAGGGAGCGTGGTCTCTTTGGAGAGACGTGGAAAGAATGCACTGGTGGTTTTCGAAGATgcagaga CTGCTGTCAGGGTTGTCTCCAAGACCCATGTGCTTCAGAATAACACACTGACGGTGCGGAGGAAACCACCGAAGGACCCTGGGAAACTGCTGCTGAAGGGGCTCAACCCACAGACTCCACTGGATTACGTGGAGCTTTATATAGAAAATGTTACGGGAATGGATTATGAAACAGACTTCATCCTGTATCCATCTCCGAACAAGGACCTGGTTCTAGTACATCTAAAAACCCCTTTAGACAAAG ATTTTCAGGTGCTCCGAGACGAAGTCTCCAAGAAGCCTCTAAACGATGCAAAGGTCACTCTGGAGCAGGTCGAATCTACAGACTCTGTTCTGGTGGCCAATCTGTCTCCTGCGTTCACCGAGGACGTGCTGGAGCTCTACTTTGGGAGCAGTCGTGCAGGAGGCGCTGACGTCCTAGCAGTGTGCATGCTAGCACATGGCCGTGCCAAAGTTTCTTTCAAGGATGTGAAAT CTGTGGACCGCGTTCTCCAGAAATCCCATCGTGTGGAAGGGACAGATTTAGTAGTGGAGCCGTACTTTGATTTCTTGCATGATCAGTCGTCTGCGAGCGCTCAACATGATCAAGGAACACTGACAGATGGGAGCCAATCACAGACGCTTTTACCTCAAAGTCCGACTGGTTCTGTCCCAGACACAAGCATCCGTTTAGGACACGATGCTGCCACAATTTTAACGAACACAACTACTGCGTCTGCTCCCGAGCCGTCTATCCAGAAGGAGTGCGTCAGCTTCATATCTGTGCTTGACGCCACTAAACATCATCTGCTCAGTTTGAGTAATTTGCTGGAGACCTTCAAAAAGGATCATCCCAAATTTGACGTCAGTCTAGCAAAAGATGGCGTCCACGTCAAAGGGCCTGACCAGATTGAGGTGGAAAGACTTAAAAACGAAGTCCTGCAGTTCCTGACCGGTGTTGTGGAGGACCATCTGACGTATGACAAGCTCAAAGCGGAGTTTCTCGGACGGGAGGATGTTAAAAAGAGGCTGAGTTTGTCTTTGAAAAGCATACCTTCGGTCTACAGCGTGTCAGGCTGCACGGTCACTGTAACGTCTCCGTCCCGCAGTGCCGTCAAACAGGCCAGAGATTTAATAGAGTCCCAAATCTCCGAGTTCACTGTGCCCATAGACAAAGAGTGCGAGAGCGTGCTCTCTTCAACAGACTGGTCTGACTTCCTGGTGTCTCTAGACTTCTGCAGTGCCAAACTGTCCGACACGGGCGGAGTGATTACCGCCATCACGCTGACAGGGATGGAGAAGGACAATCAAGAGAAGATGGTTGTGTTTCTCAGCACACCACGCCAGAAGGAGATCGTCCTGTCTATGGAGCCAGGAATGCTCAAGTTCCTCCAGCTCCATCATCAAGGTCTACTGGCGGACATGGGAGAGGTCATCCTGTTCCCACTGGAGACTGGAGATGGATTGAGT ATTCAGGGAGAATCGAATGTGTGCCAGCTGGCGGCAGAATTATTAAGTGCTATTATCGGCTCAGTCTTTACAAAGACCATTGTGGTCACCCAACCTGGCATTTCGCGCTTCCTGATGGAGGAGGAGGGTGTCAGCATACTGGCAGAGATGACAGCAAGGTTCGAAGTCTATATCGACATGACCAAAGTGCACTGGGAGCCGCTAGAAGAGGAT GACATATTGGAGCTGGCATGGAAAATGACAGCCTGTCAGAACTTCCAGAGAAGTTCCTCTGCAAATTCTGTTCAGGACTCTACTGCTGGCGTAACGAATGGACGCACTGATGCCAATACTTCAG CTCGTATTGAAGAGGCTAAGAAGATCTTGGCAGTCATTGGCAGTgatttgaacccccaaccttcAAGTTTAGGAGCCACAGACATTGAATCTGTAGATCTGTATTCGGAAGAAGGCCAAGATACATCAGCAGCGGCAGAAGAAGAGGACGACCAACCCCAGTCACTGCAGACCCATGACCTCCAGAGCTCCTCTGCACCCATGAACGCATGCAGTCTCGACGAGGACGCAAGCTTCCTGCTGGCCATTCAGATGTCAATGGAATTCAACCAAAGATCAGATGCAGAGGACTTCCAGAAAGCTCTAGAACTGTCCAGGAGCGACTCCATGCCAAACCAGGAGAACACACAGCTGGAGAGAGCGTATGATATGTCCTTGGAAGACGCCATCAAGTCAGCCAACAAAGCCGAGATCTGTGTGTTTGCCAACTACACCCATGATCTCGTCAGAGTGGACATCGCATTGGGCAAGAAGGTTGGACTGAGACAGTGTGAGGAGAAGGTCGAGAACAAGAGCCTGCGGAAACTCTCCTCCCATCAGAAGAGATGCATAGAGCTCATTAAGAGGAAGCATGCGGTCGAGGTCAGCATCCAGGGCACCACCGCCGTCCTCTCCGGCTTTCAAGAGTACGTCTCAGAGGCCGTGAAGGACCTGAAGAACGTCCTGAGGAGGACAGAGAACATGATGTCCGATGCTGAAATCATGAAGACCGTACAGTGGGTGTGGTTTGAGCAGAGCTCCTCCTCCAAGGCCATCCCGTACCCGCCGGATGCCACGGTGTTCATTGAGAACGCTTGGAAGATGAAGCAGAAGAAGACTGATATTCTCTTCAACAATCAGCCGTGCAGCATTGACTTCGAGAAGATGGAGGAGCACAGTTTGGCATCCGGGAAATCTGTGCCTATTAAAAGGAAGATGCTGAGTACAGAGGACTTGTACACGGATGGTGCAG ATGAAGATTACAGTCTGCTGTCCAGCTTGCCTGAAGCATGTCCCGTGGATGTAGACTCGGATGAATTTCAGAATGTGGTCAAAGATTTCTATGATACCCTTCAGGACAGCCACAACAAAATCAGAATCATTAAG GTTGATAAGCTGATGAATAAGCTCCTGCATGACCAGTACAGGCTGAAGAAGGTCAGTATTGAGCGCAGCTCCTCAGAGGTGCAGGTGGAGCGCACCCTTTACCACGGAACCAGTGAGACCAGCGTCAAGGAGATCTGCATTCACGGCTTCAACAGGAGCTTCTGTGGGAAAAACG CCACTGTGTACGGTCAGGGCGTGTATTTTGCGGTGAACGCCTCACTGTCTGTGTCGGACACATACTCTCCACCCAATGCAGACGGGCACAAGTTTATTTTTGTGGCCAGAGTGCTAACTGGAGACTTCACTGTGGGCAAATACGACTATAAAACAGCCCCGCTGAAGGAGAGCTCTGACGTTCCTGTCAGATACCACAGCGTGGCGGATCAGATCGGCTCCCCGACGCTCTTCGTCATCTTCAACGACACACAAGCGTACCCAGAGTACCTCATCACATGCAAGAAGATCTACGGCTGA